Proteins from a genomic interval of Diospyros lotus cultivar Yz01 chromosome 6, ASM1463336v1, whole genome shotgun sequence:
- the LOC127804631 gene encoding uncharacterized protein LOC127804631 isoform X2 yields MELCTARTISNITRPTLFSPHQTRLRLRTSLPFNHLAFPRSNPGLLYYTNSSVRSTTSEDTSGSPSQYVGLEPGSVAVEDEKPSEKNSYPEIREEGVPKEVSPVDDQVPAFEFLDNLDIKDCYLSLALGFEGSAKERGGFLDQSSRCLRTSDVQRVCVSHFLRV; encoded by the exons ATGGAGCTCTGTACTGCTCGAACCATCTCGAATATCACCCGCCCCACTCTCTTCTCTCCTCACCAAACTCGTCTCCGACTGAGAACTTCTCTCCCTTTCAATCACCTCGCCTTCCCTCGCTCCAACCCAG gGTTGCTCTATTACACCAATTCCTCTGTAAGATCTACTACATCTGAAGATACGTCCGGTAGTCCTAGCCAGTATGTTGGACTAGAACCTGGATCAGTAGCTGTGGAAGATGAAAAACCGTCTGAGAAGAATTCATATCCTGAAATTAGAGAGGAAGGAGTTCCAAAGGAAGTTTCTCCAGTGGATGATCAAGTGCCAGCATTTGAGTTTCTCGACAACCTTGATATAAAG GATTGCTATTTATCTCTCGCATTGGGATTTGAAGGGTCAGCCAAAGAAAGGGGAGGGTTTCTCGATCAGTCGAGCAGGTGCCTT CGAACCAGTGATGTACAAAGAGTTTGTGTGAGCCATTTTTTGAGGGTGTAA
- the LOC127804631 gene encoding protein CURVATURE THYLAKOID 1D, chloroplastic isoform X1: MELCTARTISNITRPTLFSPHQTRLRLRTSLPFNHLAFPRSNPGLLYYTNSSVRSTTSEDTSGSPSQYVGLEPGSVAVEDEKPSEKNSYPEIREEGVPKEVSPVDDQVPAFEFLDNLDIKVDSEDTYSLLLFGGGALIAVWIATTVVSAIDSIPLFPKLLEVVGLGYTVWFSTRYLIFKENREELVAKIEEIKLRVLGSK; the protein is encoded by the exons ATGGAGCTCTGTACTGCTCGAACCATCTCGAATATCACCCGCCCCACTCTCTTCTCTCCTCACCAAACTCGTCTCCGACTGAGAACTTCTCTCCCTTTCAATCACCTCGCCTTCCCTCGCTCCAACCCAG gGTTGCTCTATTACACCAATTCCTCTGTAAGATCTACTACATCTGAAGATACGTCCGGTAGTCCTAGCCAGTATGTTGGACTAGAACCTGGATCAGTAGCTGTGGAAGATGAAAAACCGTCTGAGAAGAATTCATATCCTGAAATTAGAGAGGAAGGAGTTCCAAAGGAAGTTTCTCCAGTGGATGATCAAGTGCCAGCATTTGAGTTTCTCGACAACCTTGATATAAAG GTCGACTCAGAAGATACATATTCGCTGCTCCTATTTGGAGGCGGTGCCCTGATCGCTGTTTGGATTGCAACAACTGTAGTGAGTGCCATCGATTCTATTCCTTTG TTCCCTAAATTGCTGGAGGTTGTGGGTCTTGGATACACCGTGTGGTTCAGTACCCGCTATCTAATCTTTAAG GAAAATAGGGAGGAGTTAGTTGCCAAAATAGAAGAGATTAAGCTACGGGTTCTTGGTTCCAAGTAG